Proteins encoded within one genomic window of Oncorhynchus tshawytscha isolate Ot180627B linkage group LG02, Otsh_v2.0, whole genome shotgun sequence:
- the LOC112214655 gene encoding retinol dehydrogenase 12-like, which translates to MYLVWTDVFSHPLWAVSTVILGLVLRSQRRGSWDPRACLVQLKGKTAIVTGANTGIGKFIALDFALRGARVIMACRSEARGSVALHEIRKRSGNADVHLRLVDTSSLSSVRAFAEGVLREEKELHILVNNAGASGLPRHITSDGLEVSFATNHVGPFLLTNLLLDLLKQSAPARIVNMSSMNHWKGKVDFSHFKGKNLGYTMDSVYNHTKLHNVICTNELARRLEGTGVTANSVHPGLVMTEIMRHYNFMVRFLFNMIGIFFFKSSEEGAVSTIYCAVAMEMGGITGKYFDSDCSLGLPAPLARDPTLAVKVFEFCERLTSKF; encoded by the exons atgtatttggtttGGACTGATGTTTTCTCTCACCCGTTGTGGGCGGTATCGACGGTGATTTTGGGACTTGTCTTGCGATCACAGCGGAGAGGGTCGTGGGATCCGCGCGCCTGTCTGGTGCAACTGAAGGGCAAGACAGCCATAGTTACTGGAGCTAACACAG GGATAGGGAAGTTCATTGCCCTTGACTTTGCCCTGCGCGGGGCTCGTGTTATCATGGCGTGCCGGAGCGAGGCTCGCGGTAGCGTCGCCCTGCATGAGATCCGTAAGCGGAGTGGGAATGCGGACGTGCACCTGCGTCTGGTGGACACCTCGTCCCTGTCGTCGGTGAGGGCGTTCGCAGAGGGCGTCCTGCGAGAGGAGAAGGAGCTCCACATACTGGTCAACAACGCCGGGGCTTCAG GCTTGCCTAGACATATCACCTCAGATGGGCTAGAGGTGTCCTTCGCTACCAACCATGTGGGCCCTTTCCTGCTCACCAACTTGCTTCTGG acCTGCTGAAGCAATCAGCACCGGCACGCATCGTCAACATGTCATCCATGAACCACTGGAAGGGTAAGGTCGACTTCTCGCACTTCAAGGGCAAGAACCTGGGCTACACTATGGACAGTGTGTACAACCACACCAAGCTGCACAACGTCATCTGCACTAACGAGCTGGCGCGAAGGCTAGAGGGAACAG GGGTGACAGCTAACTCCGTCCACCCCGGGTTGGTGATGACAGAAATTATGAGACACTATAACTTCATGGTTCGGTTCCTCTTCAACATGATCGGAATCTTCTTCTTCAAG TCTTCTGAGGAAGGGGCAGTGAGCACCATCTACTGTGCGGTTGCCATGGAGATGGGGGGAATAACAGGGAAGTACTTTGACAGCGACTGTTCCCTGGGTCTCCCTGCTCCCCTGGCCCGAGACCCCACCCTCGCAGTAAAGGTCTTTGAGTTCTGCGAGAGATTGACATCCAAGttctga